The following coding sequences are from one Halococcus hamelinensis 100A6 window:
- a CDS encoding alpha/beta fold hydrolase produces the protein MNHEDWAAEQETTTVTVDDHDLPVAYRDDGPESGAADEPPVVFLHGIPTWSFLWRDIAPAVAEDRRVIVPDLLGYGNSAMADGFDRSIRAQEAMLDELFADLGLDRVSLVSHDIGGGVALRYAAHHPDRVDELVCSNAVCYDSWPVEFISNLGLPKTTDTSFDDLEEHVGGVFSQGTHDDADPEFVEGMLAPWLTEAGRTSLARCAVATNTNHTTEIDYDAITADVLCLWGADDVLQSLAYAERLAADTGGEVVALDEAYHWVMEDRTDGYMTALREFLDR, from the coding sequence ATGAACCACGAGGACTGGGCGGCCGAACAGGAGACGACGACCGTGACGGTCGACGACCACGACCTCCCGGTGGCGTATCGCGACGACGGCCCGGAATCGGGTGCCGCCGACGAACCCCCAGTCGTCTTCCTACACGGGATTCCCACCTGGTCGTTCCTCTGGCGCGATATCGCGCCCGCGGTCGCCGAGGATCGTCGGGTGATCGTCCCCGACCTGCTCGGCTACGGCAACTCCGCGATGGCCGACGGGTTCGACCGGTCGATCCGCGCCCAGGAGGCGATGCTCGACGAGCTGTTCGCTGACCTCGGTCTCGATAGGGTCTCGCTGGTCTCCCACGACATCGGCGGCGGGGTCGCGCTCCGGTACGCCGCCCACCACCCCGACCGAGTGGACGAGCTCGTTTGCTCGAACGCGGTCTGTTATGACTCCTGGCCCGTCGAGTTCATCTCGAACCTGGGGTTGCCGAAGACCACCGACACGAGCTTCGACGACCTCGAAGAACACGTCGGGGGCGTGTTCTCGCAGGGAACCCACGACGATGCGGACCCCGAGTTCGTCGAGGGAATGCTCGCGCCGTGGCTCACCGAGGCGGGACGGACCTCGCTCGCGCGGTGTGCGGTGGCGACCAACACGAACCACACCACCGAGATCGACTACGATGCGATCACGGCGGACGTGCTCTGTCTCTGGGGTGCGGACGACGTCCTGCAGTCGCTGGCGTACGCCGAACGGCTCGCCGCCGACACGGGTGGGGAGGTGGTCGCGCTCGACGAGGCCTATCACTGGGTGATGGAGGACCGGACCGATGGCTATATGACGGCGCTCCGGGAGTTCCTCGATAGGTAA
- a CDS encoding Lrp/AsnC family transcriptional regulator: MSDDTPEWEFSERDVTILRELARDPQVSSRQLTGVLAEKYDIDVSHVTVSESIRRMREAGVFREAIIPNEEFFIFGLFEFKFNGERFAEGWRPAMEYIRDSPNTLFYFLSDGEYQWKTVMMFPTREAESRWIHEFYKAHGGVVSNIRNSVVTNVLKFGTDPELLESLGE; encoded by the coding sequence ATGAGCGACGACACCCCGGAATGGGAGTTCTCCGAGCGCGACGTCACGATCCTGCGCGAGCTCGCCCGGGACCCGCAGGTCTCCTCGCGCCAGCTCACCGGCGTGCTCGCCGAGAAGTACGACATCGACGTCTCGCACGTCACCGTGAGCGAGTCGATCCGCCGGATGCGCGAGGCGGGCGTCTTCCGCGAGGCGATCATCCCGAACGAGGAGTTCTTCATCTTCGGACTGTTCGAGTTCAAGTTCAACGGCGAGCGGTTCGCCGAGGGCTGGCGGCCCGCGATGGAGTACATCCGCGACTCGCCGAACACCCTGTTTTACTTCCTCTCGGACGGCGAGTACCAGTGGAAGACGGTGATGATGTTCCCGACCCGCGAGGCCGAATCCCGCTGGATCCACGAGTTCTACAAGGCGCACGGCGGCGTGGTCTCGAACATCCGGAACTCGGTGGTGACGAACGTCCTGAAGTTCGGGACCGACCCCGAGCTCCTCGAAAGCCTCGGGGAGTGA
- a CDS encoding YcaO-like family protein — protein MNVGIVGSGPATDAVRAALGDAATVAETEASDVGEVDLALVADTAGAAAFSETNAVALASETPWLAVELGGLAGRGVCTAAVSGFAPGTACYTCLCTRVEANIEGTAGDPDEVDDATAWLAGARAGYEARRLVEGEESAVLGGVVEIPHAERRLLAVPNCECEGEGSRGGALDRNYEERDLDAALGRAERALDRRTGIVREVGEVASFPAPYYLARAGETAGFSEASAASEAAGVAVGWDEALMKALGEALERYSAGVYRDSSFVRGTPDEVENSVPPSSFVLPEEVDADPDDSIPWVEGERLSTGETVRLPAEFVTFPPPERRHGPSITTGLGLGSSGAEALCSGLYEVIERDAAMVSWYSSFEPLGVAVDAEPFATLAARARSEDLTVRAALITQDVDVPVVAVGVGRGEWPQLAVGSAADFDPEAAAGAALAEALQNWMELRAMGPEEADAAGGAVGRYAAEPGDAAAFFDVDGRIPAASAGPETVPAGEDELEMLLERIEDAGLDAYAARLTPRDVESLGFEAVRVLVPEAQPLFTDEPYFGERAREVPEEMGFEADLDHEFHPYP, from the coding sequence ATGAACGTCGGAATCGTCGGCTCGGGCCCCGCCACGGACGCGGTCCGGGCGGCGCTCGGCGACGCGGCGACCGTGGCGGAAACCGAAGCGAGCGACGTCGGCGAGGTCGACCTCGCCCTCGTCGCGGACACCGCGGGCGCGGCGGCCTTCAGCGAGACGAACGCGGTCGCGCTGGCGAGCGAAACCCCGTGGCTCGCGGTCGAGCTGGGTGGGCTCGCCGGCCGCGGGGTGTGTACGGCCGCGGTCTCCGGGTTCGCCCCCGGTACGGCCTGCTATACCTGCCTGTGTACCCGCGTCGAGGCGAACATCGAGGGGACCGCGGGCGACCCCGACGAGGTCGACGACGCGACCGCGTGGCTCGCGGGTGCGCGAGCGGGCTACGAGGCGCGCCGGCTCGTCGAGGGCGAGGAGTCGGCGGTGCTCGGCGGCGTGGTCGAGATCCCCCACGCCGAACGTCGGCTGCTGGCGGTGCCGAACTGCGAGTGTGAGGGGGAGGGAAGTAGGGGAGGTGCTCTCGACCGTAACTACGAGGAACGAGACCTCGACGCGGCGCTCGGGCGTGCCGAGCGGGCGCTCGACCGGCGGACGGGGATCGTTCGCGAGGTCGGGGAGGTCGCCTCGTTCCCCGCACCGTACTACCTCGCGCGGGCCGGCGAGACTGCGGGGTTCAGCGAGGCCAGCGCCGCGAGCGAGGCCGCCGGGGTCGCCGTCGGCTGGGACGAGGCGCTGATGAAGGCGCTCGGGGAGGCGCTCGAACGCTACAGCGCCGGGGTCTACCGCGACTCGTCGTTCGTTCGGGGCACACCGGACGAGGTCGAGAACTCGGTGCCGCCGTCGTCGTTCGTGCTCCCCGAGGAGGTCGACGCCGATCCAGACGACTCGATCCCGTGGGTCGAAGGCGAGCGGCTCTCGACGGGCGAGACGGTGCGCCTGCCGGCGGAGTTCGTGACCTTCCCGCCGCCCGAGCGCCGTCACGGGCCGTCGATCACGACGGGATTGGGGCTCGGGAGTTCCGGTGCGGAAGCGCTGTGTTCGGGGCTCTACGAGGTCATCGAGCGCGACGCCGCGATGGTGTCGTGGTACTCGTCGTTCGAGCCGCTCGGGGTGGCCGTCGACGCCGAACCGTTCGCGACGCTGGCCGCGCGGGCGCGCTCCGAGGACCTGACGGTGCGTGCGGCGCTGATCACCCAGGACGTCGACGTGCCGGTGGTGGCGGTCGGCGTGGGACGTGGGGAGTGGCCCCAGCTCGCGGTCGGGTCGGCGGCGGACTTCGACCCCGAGGCGGCGGCGGGGGCGGCGCTCGCGGAGGCGCTCCAGAACTGGATGGAGCTCCGCGCGATGGGGCCCGAGGAGGCCGACGCGGCGGGCGGTGCGGTGGGGCGCTACGCCGCCGAACCCGGCGATGCGGCGGCCTTCTTCGACGTCGACGGTCGGATCCCGGCGGCGAGCGCCGGCCCCGAGACGGTACCCGCGGGCGAGGACGAACTCGAAATGCTGCTCGAACGAATCGAGGACGCTGGCCTCGACGCCTACGCTGCACGGCTCACCCCGAGGGACGTCGAATCGCTTGGTTTCGAGGCGGTGCGGGTGCTGGTGCCCGAGGCACAACCGCTGTTCACCGACGAGCCGTACTTCGGCGAGCGCGCCCGCGAGGTTCCCGAGGAGATGGGCTTCGAAGCGGATCTCGACCACGAGTTCCACCCGTATCCGTAG
- a CDS encoding DUF63 family protein, producing the protein MAAIADRTDPVRTWLAAAVVGVVAIAGASLAFPKAVYTNFVWQYFWGPIDADAHNAVCAIRANGMVERLGTADACQVAASRGFTVAEPGYTFVSEAGYALVLLFMLAGILLLVRRLGIGTDRRVVFALIPFVLFGGALRTVEDAADVMPASVAVGIDYPASALIISPVIYVTVFVVTLAALLVSLRLARRGIVGRYEDALAGFGSLALAVTVGYLGYLAATTEYLDFYPQMLVATLGIASAIAVGVYLAIDRLAPALNAGTGTIGLAILWAQGIDGVANVIASDWWNAIGLPFEYTAKHPVNALIVGFTELVVPHSVILVIGDSWPFLVVKIALSVGVIWLFEEAIFEDSPRYAYLLMLAIIVVGLGPGTRDMLRATFGI; encoded by the coding sequence ATGGCCGCCATCGCTGACCGAACGGATCCCGTCAGAACGTGGCTCGCGGCGGCGGTCGTCGGCGTTGTGGCCATCGCGGGCGCGTCGCTCGCGTTCCCGAAAGCCGTCTACACGAACTTCGTCTGGCAGTATTTCTGGGGGCCGATCGACGCCGACGCCCACAACGCGGTCTGTGCGATCCGGGCGAACGGGATGGTCGAGCGGCTCGGGACCGCGGACGCCTGCCAAGTCGCGGCCAGCCGGGGGTTCACCGTCGCCGAACCCGGCTACACCTTCGTCTCGGAGGCGGGCTACGCGCTCGTCCTCCTGTTCATGCTCGCCGGGATCCTCCTGCTCGTGCGCCGGCTCGGTATCGGCACCGACCGGCGCGTCGTGTTCGCGCTGATCCCGTTCGTCCTCTTCGGCGGCGCGCTCCGGACCGTCGAGGATGCCGCCGACGTCATGCCCGCGAGCGTGGCGGTCGGGATCGACTACCCCGCCAGCGCCCTGATCATCAGCCCGGTGATCTACGTCACCGTCTTCGTCGTCACCCTCGCGGCGTTGCTCGTCAGTCTGCGGCTCGCACGCCGTGGCATCGTCGGGCGGTACGAGGACGCGCTCGCGGGCTTCGGGAGCCTCGCGCTCGCGGTCACCGTCGGCTATCTCGGCTACCTCGCGGCGACGACCGAGTACCTGGACTTCTACCCCCAGATGCTGGTCGCGACCCTCGGGATCGCCTCGGCCATCGCCGTCGGGGTCTACCTCGCCATCGACCGCCTCGCGCCCGCGCTCAACGCCGGGACGGGCACCATCGGCCTCGCGATCCTCTGGGCCCAGGGCATCGACGGCGTCGCGAACGTCATCGCCTCCGACTGGTGGAACGCCATCGGCCTCCCGTTCGAGTACACCGCGAAACACCCCGTGAACGCGCTTATCGTGGGCTTCACCGAACTCGTCGTTCCCCACTCCGTCATCCTGGTCATCGGCGACTCCTGGCCGTTCCTCGTGGTGAAGATCGCACTCTCGGTCGGCGTGATCTGGCTGTTCGAGGAGGCGATCTTCGAGGACAGCCCGCGCTACGCCTACCTCCTGATGCTCGCCATCATCGTCGTCGGGCTCGGCCCCGGTACGCGGGATATGCTCCGGGCGACCTTCGGGATCTAG
- a CDS encoding zinc-dependent alcohol dehydrogenase family protein, giving the protein MRAAVLEEYGEPLDIRDVDAPDPGPEGAVVELDACGICRSDWHGWQGDWDWLGIQPQPGQILGHEPAGTVVAVGDEVENVAEGDQVTVPFNLGDGTCPQCRTGHGNVCENVRPLGFVESVPGAFAEQLRVPTADQNAVQLPDGVSPVDMAGLGCRFMTSFHALAHRADVGGGDWVAVHGCGGVGLSAVHIASALGGNVVAVDLEDEKLDKATELGASETVNASEVEDVPGEVKAITNGGAAVSVDALGIATTCRNSVLSLATHGQHIQVGLSTQDEGGMVELPTDLMVMQEIEFIGSLGMPPTDYDEIFRMVGDGKLDPSAVVSGTVSLDDVSDQLEAMSDFGTMGIPVIDSF; this is encoded by the coding sequence ATGCGAGCAGCTGTCCTCGAAGAGTACGGTGAACCGCTCGATATTCGTGACGTGGACGCGCCGGATCCGGGTCCGGAGGGTGCGGTAGTGGAGCTCGACGCCTGTGGGATCTGCCGGAGCGACTGGCACGGCTGGCAGGGCGACTGGGACTGGCTCGGCATCCAGCCCCAGCCGGGCCAGATCCTCGGCCACGAACCCGCGGGCACGGTCGTCGCGGTCGGCGACGAGGTCGAGAACGTCGCCGAGGGCGACCAGGTGACGGTGCCGTTCAACCTGGGCGATGGCACCTGCCCGCAGTGTCGCACCGGCCACGGCAACGTCTGTGAGAACGTTCGGCCACTGGGCTTCGTCGAGTCCGTACCGGGCGCGTTCGCCGAACAGCTCCGGGTACCGACCGCGGACCAGAACGCCGTTCAGCTTCCGGACGGCGTCTCGCCAGTCGATATGGCGGGTCTCGGCTGCCGGTTCATGACCTCGTTCCACGCGCTCGCCCATCGGGCCGACGTCGGCGGCGGCGACTGGGTCGCGGTCCACGGCTGCGGTGGCGTCGGGCTCTCGGCGGTCCACATCGCGAGCGCGCTCGGCGGCAACGTGGTCGCCGTCGACCTCGAGGACGAGAAACTCGACAAAGCGACCGAACTCGGCGCGAGCGAGACGGTGAACGCGAGCGAAGTCGAAGACGTTCCGGGCGAGGTCAAAGCCATCACGAACGGCGGTGCGGCGGTCTCCGTCGACGCGCTCGGGATCGCCACCACCTGTCGGAACTCCGTGCTGAGCCTCGCGACCCACGGCCAGCACATCCAGGTGGGGCTCTCGACCCAGGACGAGGGGGGCATGGTCGAACTCCCGACGGACCTGATGGTGATGCAGGAGATCGAGTTCATCGGCTCGCTCGGGATGCCGCCGACGGACTACGACGAGATCTTCAGGATGGTCGGCGACGGCAAGCTCGACCCCAGCGCCGTGGTCTCCGGGACCGTCTCGCTCGACGACGTCTCCGACCAGCTAGAGGCGATGAGCGACTTCGGCACGATGGGCATCCCGGTCATCGATAGCTTCTGA
- a CDS encoding acyl-CoA dehydrogenase family protein: MAFQLSGEHEAIRKAVREFAAEEIVPVAREHDESGEYPEELRREAAKYDFVAPNIPEEYGGAGMDKLSTTLVTEELWRADPGIGSAVGSAGFGSDMVIEYGDEWMKEEWLPRIAGGDSASASAISEPAHGSDVAGMETTAEKEGDEWVIDGNKMWITNGSVADVAVVMAKTDPGAGHRGITAFLVPTETDGFVPEKITNKLGIRASDLAEVRLEGVRVPEENVIGEVNQGFYQLMDFFASGRTSVAAQAVGAGQGALDAAREYATEREQFDQPISEFQAIQHKLAEMATNVEAARSLTYRAASAVGDGSDDAVRFASMAKLFASEHAVDVADEALQVFGGAGYVSDHPAERYYRDARITKIYEGTSEIQKNIIADRIL; the protein is encoded by the coding sequence ATGGCGTTCCAGCTATCGGGCGAGCACGAGGCGATCCGGAAGGCGGTCCGGGAGTTCGCCGCAGAGGAGATCGTTCCCGTCGCGCGCGAACACGACGAGTCCGGCGAGTACCCCGAGGAGCTCCGGCGCGAGGCCGCGAAGTACGACTTCGTCGCACCGAACATCCCCGAGGAGTACGGCGGCGCGGGGATGGACAAGCTCTCGACCACCCTCGTCACGGAGGAGCTCTGGCGCGCCGACCCCGGCATCGGGAGTGCGGTGGGGTCGGCGGGCTTCGGGAGCGATATGGTCATCGAGTACGGCGACGAGTGGATGAAGGAGGAGTGGCTCCCGCGGATCGCGGGCGGTGACTCGGCCTCCGCGAGCGCGATCTCCGAACCCGCCCACGGCTCGGACGTCGCGGGGATGGAGACGACCGCCGAGAAGGAGGGCGACGAGTGGGTCATCGACGGCAACAAGATGTGGATCACCAACGGCTCGGTGGCCGACGTCGCCGTCGTGATGGCGAAGACCGACCCCGGTGCGGGCCATCGGGGGATCACGGCGTTCCTCGTCCCCACCGAGACGGACGGGTTCGTCCCCGAGAAGATAACCAACAAGCTCGGCATTCGAGCCTCGGACCTCGCGGAGGTCCGGCTCGAAGGGGTTCGGGTCCCCGAGGAGAACGTCATCGGCGAGGTCAACCAGGGCTTCTACCAGCTGATGGACTTCTTCGCCTCCGGGCGCACCAGCGTCGCGGCCCAGGCGGTCGGCGCGGGGCAGGGCGCGCTCGACGCCGCCCGCGAGTACGCGACCGAGCGCGAGCAGTTCGACCAACCCATCTCGGAGTTCCAGGCCATCCAGCACAAACTCGCCGAGATGGCGACGAACGTCGAGGCCGCGCGGTCGCTGACCTACCGCGCCGCGAGCGCGGTCGGGGACGGTTCGGACGACGCGGTGCGTTTCGCGAGCATGGCCAAGCTCTTCGCGAGCGAGCACGCCGTCGACGTCGCCGACGAGGCGCTCCAGGTCTTCGGCGGCGCGGGCTACGTCTCCGACCACCCCGCCGAACGCTACTACCGCGACGCCCGGATCACCAAGATCTACGAGGGCACCTCCGAGATCCAGAAGAACATCATCGCCGACCGGATACTATGA